The following DNA comes from Luteolibacter flavescens.
TGATCGCGATGACACGTCCCGATGGCCAACACCACCAGCGCGACTGCAACAACGCAGGTCATCCACCGGAAATGGCGGGAGGAAAAAGTCATCGCGAGCAGATCACCCTAAGCACGACGGCCCGTGAAGACCATCCCATGCCTCATTGCCCGTCTGTATTTTCCGAGAGCCCCGCCCGCCACTCTTCGGCGGCGGTAGCGTCGTATCTGGACCACATGTAATCCAGTCGCTCGATGGCGGATTGGCGGAGGCCGGGATCGGCGATGTCCTGGATGATTTGCGCGGCTTCTTCCATCTTGCCCGAAGTGGCGAGGGACGGAATGAAGGATGCCTGCATGGCATCGCGTTGCAGCGATGGCGGTTGCTCGGCCATCCATTGCGCGACCTTGTCCGGATACTTGGCGCGCCATTGGATCATGGCGTCCTGAAGGGCGCCGGGCACCTCGGGCTGGTCCGCGTGGCGCTCCATCCACCACTCGAGCGCGGGGCGGTCGTATTCGCGGTAGATCGCGGCACCCACGGCCATCGCATCGAAGCCGGGCCGCTGGTCCGCGGGGACATCCGCGGTCTCCATGTAGTCCCGCAGTTCATTCAGATACGTCAACATGCCGAGCGCGTCCTCCTGCGGCCAGGCGCGCAGCAGGGAGTCATTCATGCGCGAGTGATCGCCCGGGTGACCGGTGGTTTTCGCGAAGGCGACCAATTGCTCGCGGAGCGCAGGATCGTGAACGACATCGGCCGCCCAGCCGCGCATCAGGCCGGCGCGCCCCTGCCACTCCGTGCCCCCCGGCGGGAGCTTCAGGAACTCGGCGCTGGCGAGCGCGAAATCCCGGCCTAGCAGCGGGCGCAGTGCCGCCTCGCGAAGCTCGTCCTTCTTCTTCGCCAGCTCGGCAGGAAAGCTCTCGCTCTCCAGCCATGCGAGGGCTGAAGCAGCGTCAGCCATGCTCCACGAGGTGAATGCCTCCGCCGGTCCCAGACGCGGATGGCGGAATGCCGCGACCAGGGCCGCGGCGGGATCCTTCCTCACCCACTCCTCCATCAGCAATCGCCCGAGGAGGAAGGACTTGCCCAGTGGCGAGTGCGTGAAATCCTCCTCCATCATCCTGAAAATTTCCGCCAGTTCCTCGGCCGACAGCCCCTCCAGGATGGACTTCACCTCTGCCTGCGTTTCCCAGTCGGAGGCGAGGTAGATGGACCCTTCACAAAGATGGGTCAGGCGGAGCAGGGCATTCGCCGCGGCATCGGGGCGCCGATCTACTACGTTCACAGTAGAAGCGCCGCGGACAGGCACGGGCGGCGAGGCATCCCGTGCCCCCGCACCCCCGTGGAACCACCCGGCGCGTGCCATGCGCTTCCCTGCTTCCCGGCATGACCAGGAGAGCCCGCCGATGACGGCGACGAGCAAGCAGGCGGACAGGATCGTTTTAGCGCGCGGCATCGTCTTGAGGGGCGTTGATGATTTTCTTCATGTCCGCAGGCATGTCCTCCAGCCAGGTCCGCGCCGCCTCGCCGTCCATGCGCTCCCAGACGGTGTATTGCTTGCGGATCGACGTGACCCATTGCCTCTGCTGATCCTGACCCGGGGACCAACTGGACTGCAAGAGACGACCTGACAAGCTCTCCACGGTGCTGGAGACGATCTCCGCATCGCCCCGGCTCTCCGCCCATTCCAGTGCCTGCTGCGGATGATCCAGCACCCAGGATGGATACTTCAGGCGGCGCGCCCCGTCGGTCTTACCACTGCCCGTGTTCGCGATGTCCGTCTCGGGTTCCTCGTAAGAATAGCCGTATCGCTGGGAGCCCTCGCGGACTTTCTGGATGCGCTCTTCCGTCCATCCCGCCTGGGACAATTCGGCGACCAATTCCTCCATCCTCCCCGGCTCGATCCTCCCCAGCTCGAGTGCAAGCCGGGACAGGACCTCGGGCTCCAGATCGCCAAGATCCTCCGGGGTCAAAATGGTGAAGAGCTGCTGCCGGGACTCCGGGGTGGTCGAGAGCTTGTCGATCAGGCTACGCGTCACACCGCGCGCCGCCTCCGGGTATCCGGATCTCGCACGGGACAGCGCGGTGGCGGGGTCCGCTGCCACCCACTGCATCGCGGCCAGATTCATGGCGGCATTCTTCGCGTAAGGATCGCCGCTTTCACGCGCCCATCGGATCGCTGCGTCCGGGTCACTCTGGGCCCAGGCCGCCAGCACCGCGTAGGGAAGGAACCGCCTCTCCGAATGAGCCGATGCCGCATTCACCGCCGCGACCGCCGCCGCCTGAGGGTCGAGCTGCGCCCACCGGTAGTGGAGCATGTCCGCGATCACCTCATTCACAAGCTGCCCCGGACTGCCCGGCTCGGGCAGGGAGTCCAGTGCGCTCTTCACTTCCTCGAGCGAAAAGCCCCGCACCACCGACCACAGCCCGGAGATCTCGGCAGAGGTGGGATACTGCCGCCCGACGGACTGCCGCAATTCCTCCAGGCGATCCACACCTGCAAGCTTCGCCGCCGGGGTGACGAGGCGCTTCACCATCATCCCCACGCTCCTCTGCGGCGCACCGGCAGCGCTCATCGCCCACCGCTCCGCACGATAGCCGGACCACCCCGCGACAGCGACGCAGGCGATGCCCGAAAGGATAACCAGCGACCTGCGGGAGAGCTTCATGGGGATGATAATTCGACCGGACGATGCAATCTATCCGATGCCTATCATCCCGCCGATCTGAGTCAATCCGACAAGAGAAGGAACGTCACGCCCCGGGACTTGTCCTGACCCCATCATTCGCCTACCGCTTCGCCCGACATTTTCCCGTTCTACATGCCGTCCCTCTTTTCTTCCCCCCTCCGGCTTGCGGCCTTTTGCCTAGCGCTGCCTATCACCCCCGCGCTGGCCCAGGTATCCTTCGGCCCCTCCATCCCGCTGATCGAAACCATCGGCACCGGCCTCATGTTCACGGCCGGCACGGACATGGACGGCGACGGCGACATCGACGTGCTGGCGGCGGAACGCTACGGCGTCCGCGTCCTCTGGTGGGAGAATGATGGTACGGGATCATTCTCAAAAGCACGCGAGTGGATCGCGGGCGAATATGACTGGGAAGTGGTCGGACTGGCCGACCATGACCTAGATGGCAGGCCGGATGTGTGGCTGCAAGATACAGATGAACCGCAGGGACTGCAAAATCCCGTCCGGAAATTTTACGTCGCACGAAATGATGGTGAGGGATCATTCGAAAGTCCGAAACTGGTTCTTGAGGATTCGAGAAACTGGCATTGGGCAGAGACGATAATCATCGATATGGATGGCAACGGCCGCCCCGACATTCTCACGCCGAACGGGCTGTTTCTCGCGGATGGCAGCGGGGCATTCACTAGTCCGAGCATCGATGTCCCAGCGAGCGAGTGGGAAGAGCCTGGTGACATGCTATGGGACCAGCGGGAGGGAATCATGCCGGTCGATATCGACGGGGATGGTTTGAAGGACCTGCTGGCGCATAGTTTCTTCACCTATCAACAGTTCCAATTCTCAAGGAACCTCGGGCCATCGGGCTTCTCCGAATTCATCAACTTGATCCCGGACGACCCCGATGACTCGTTCACCGTTTACCACTCCTGCTTTCAGCCAAAGATCGGGGCGAATGCATCCGCACGGATTTTCTTGATCGAGCAAAACGAGGAGACCGGAGCCCAGACCCTCCGCGTCCGGGACATTTCAGTCGATTTGACGACAACGGAGATCGCCAGCTTGCCACTGCCCGCCGTAGACCCTCACTCATCCATCGACTGGATCGGGCTGACGTGTGATGCCCGGTCGGGCCGGGTTTTTGTGAGTGCCTATGAATACAGCCCGTCGAGCATACTCACGATGGATCAATCCACCGTCATCCAAGAAGTGACGGTTGAAGGAAACTCGGTGAATCTGACTCCGATTGGCAGGTATTCCGGGATGGTCACGCCGCTTCCACCGTCGATGCATGACTTGAACGGAGATCTTGTCCCGGACCTGCTTTTGTCCATGCCCAGCCGGCCCGGGCTGAGTGGAGCTCCTCCAGAGCAGATCACGTGGCATCGGGGCGATGCTGCTGGAGGTGAGGATTGGGCCCCCCGGGAGATCACGCGAAGCACCATCGATCCGCGGATCATTTCAGTCTTGGATCTGGATGCAGATGGCACCAATGAAGTATTGTTCGGCAGCTCCAGCGTTCATAGGTCAGGCTTGATCAACCAACTTGAAATCCTGAAGCGGAAAGGGGGTGGCACCGATTTTGAACGGACCATCATCCCCCTGAAAGATGGGAACCAGATTCCCCAGCATTACCTCCAAATCGAGGTGATAGCAACAGTGGACCTGGCGGGATCCTATTTGATTCCCATGCCCCTGCCGCACGGGCACACAGTGGTTTACAGCCTCGGCCGGCCCGACTTTCTCGTACAGACCTATCAAGTCGGTGCTACGGTGTCCTATAACGGCACGCATCGCTTCCAGTGGCTGATTCAAGCCGACGACGGCAGCTTTCATCTCAAACCACTGACGTCGGAGTCATCAAGTGGCCTGGCGACAGTGGCACATGTCGATTGGGACGGAGACGGCATCAAGGACGTCGTCTACCAGATTCCACGTAGCTATGAGAACTCGGGGCTCTTGTGGAGACGCGGAACCGCCTCGGGCTTTGGCGATCCGATCCAGTTGCTCAACGGTTCTGTCATGGCAACCGTTTGGGGCGTTCATCCGAATAGTGTTATTCGGCCCTCTCCGCTGATCGACTTGGACCGGGATGGAGATTTCGACCTGCTTTTCAACGGCAACCTCTTTGGTGGCCTTTCCTCTTACTGGTTTGAGAACGATGGTAACGGTTCGTTTTCATCCATCCGGAAACTCTCGGCTGAGACGCTGTCTATCATCCCTGATCTCGACGGAGACGGTCACGCGGATCTCTGCAGCAGCGAGGAAATCCTGCTCACGCGTCCCGGCGTCACATTCGAACGCAGGGCATTTCCTCTATCGACATTTGTGAAACCTGACGAACCGTTCATGGATCTCGACGGCGACGGCGACCTCGATTTCCTGCACGCCCGCAATCCGGGGTATATCAGTGCATTCACGGTTCTGGCCTGGCGAGAGAACCAAGGAAACGCCCGGTTTTATCCGAACGGAGGTTACTTCGATGACTTGCCGTTGGCATCCGGGCGCATGGAGTCCCGCGACCGCGCAGTCACCGGCGACCTGAATGGGGACGGAATCGCAGATCTGATCGTATCCTCCGGAGGCTCACCCCGGCTTGAATGGTTTCCCGCCTCGCGGATCGCGGAGCCTCCGGCCTTCACCGCGTGGATGGAGGCGAGCGGGCTGACGGGGCACTCCGCCGGACCGCTGGCCGACCGGGATGGAGATGGCATCCCCAATTGGGACGAGTTTGCCTTTGGCTCGGATGCCGCGGTTTCCGACCCGGGACACGTCGGGC
Coding sequences within:
- a CDS encoding FG-GAP repeat domain-containing protein — translated: MPSLFSSPLRLAAFCLALPITPALAQVSFGPSIPLIETIGTGLMFTAGTDMDGDGDIDVLAAERYGVRVLWWENDGTGSFSKAREWIAGEYDWEVVGLADHDLDGRPDVWLQDTDEPQGLQNPVRKFYVARNDGEGSFESPKLVLEDSRNWHWAETIIIDMDGNGRPDILTPNGLFLADGSGAFTSPSIDVPASEWEEPGDMLWDQREGIMPVDIDGDGLKDLLAHSFFTYQQFQFSRNLGPSGFSEFINLIPDDPDDSFTVYHSCFQPKIGANASARIFLIEQNEETGAQTLRVRDISVDLTTTEIASLPLPAVDPHSSIDWIGLTCDARSGRVFVSAYEYSPSSILTMDQSTVIQEVTVEGNSVNLTPIGRYSGMVTPLPPSMHDLNGDLVPDLLLSMPSRPGLSGAPPEQITWHRGDAAGGEDWAPREITRSTIDPRIISVLDLDADGTNEVLFGSSSVHRSGLINQLEILKRKGGGTDFERTIIPLKDGNQIPQHYLQIEVIATVDLAGSYLIPMPLPHGHTVVYSLGRPDFLVQTYQVGATVSYNGTHRFQWLIQADDGSFHLKPLTSESSSGLATVAHVDWDGDGIKDVVYQIPRSYENSGLLWRRGTASGFGDPIQLLNGSVMATVWGVHPNSVIRPSPLIDLDRDGDFDLLFNGNLFGGLSSYWFENDGNGSFSSIRKLSAETLSIIPDLDGDGHADLCSSEEILLTRPGVTFERRAFPLSTFVKPDEPFMDLDGDGDLDFLHARNPGYISAFTVLAWRENQGNARFYPNGGYFDDLPLASGRMESRDRAVTGDLNGDGIADLIVSSGGSPRLEWFPASRIAEPPAFTAWMEASGLTGHSAGPLADRDGDGIPNWDEFAFGSDAAVSDPGHVGRPRIESTGEGLFFTFQRRSDASATGLTYERQRSTDLDEWLPWTGDEASTPATDGYERVRMPVPASEPGREFFRVKVTDPVNP